AGTTATCATAGAGGCTGACACGTTGCAGGCCTCACTAAATATTATAAGGTGAATGATAGAAGAAGATGCTGAGTATGTGTGTCCCAAACTGTTGTGCTCGTGAATGACAGACAGTAGGGAAACTCCATGGGCTTAGACTGGTGGGGGCTCTTGCCACCAACCTCTTGATTGCAgatgtttatttttgtctgtagGTTTATTTTGTAGGAGACCAGGCATTCCTACAAAACACTTTTTCTCAATGCACAGTGTTCTTCTGGTAAGAATGgctattttaatgtaaaaatggaTGAGATCATTAGATAATTTAATATTCCAACCCCTCAGTCAACATTTCAAGTCAGACccagagaggaagtgacttgtccaagggtAAACTCACTGAGTCTAGCTAATTAATGATACAGCAAGGACTAAAACATACATGTAATGTGTGTAATCGCATGTGAACGTCTTTCTAATTTCTAAGATGGCTCCCATTTCTTCCAGCCTTGGTCAGGGAACAAAACAGGGCATTGCTTTTTCTGAACTAGTTCAAAATGGTTTTTAGACTTAATAAGGATTATGGGTTCTGTATTTGATTTAAGGTATTTGGAGAAAATTTGGCAGTTAAGAGCTTATACAAATAGATGATTTAGAAAATCAAgactagaggcacctgggtggctcagctggttaagcggccaactctggatttcagctcaggtcatgacctcagggtcatgagagagaatcctgtgtcaggttccctgcttggtttgagtctacttgaaattctctctcccccctccctctgcccttcccacacatgtgcgcgcgctctctcttgctctctcaaataaagtcttaaaaaaaaaatcaagagtagtAGATGGGCAAAGTACATAAGCAAACaggtaaaaaattataaacatctaAAACGTTCAACAGTAAGAGAATAGCTTAGAAAGCAGTACAACATTTTGATAGACTGCAGCCAATAAAATGCTAGCTGTGATGACTTAGAAATAGTGTCAGTCTACTCAGGATTCTGGCCAGttcttttcatcatttccttctaTGCTGTCCCTtgtatttggaagttttcagtaagttatttatttttaacatttggggcacccaggtgcctcagttggttaagcttgtctgcctttgtctcgggtcatgatctcagggtcctgggatcaagccctgagtcggactccctgctcagcgggaagcctgcttctccctctcccactccccctccttgtgttctctctctcgctgcctctctctccgtcaaataaatagataaaattagtcctttaattttttttttttttaagattttatgtgtaGAATGCTAACTAATGTTAGTTTCTGAAATTCACTGTTCAGCCTCCACTTTGCTAGTTTATTCTCTGGCCTATACCCCACGGAAAGTGGTGGTTTTGCTCTCGTTATTCTTgatctgtacattgaaaactagCTGAAGTGAGAGTTGGTATGGTAAAGATTTAATGGACTGACAAAATGTTTCTATTACTTGCTAGAACTGTTAGAACTATCAGaacttttctaaaaacaaaagtactattttaatcaaatatgtatttctttcctgTAGAGCCTCTGTTATGCACTAAAGCCATACTGGAAACTCCAGAAGAAAGTGCCACCTCTGGAAATCAGCAAGGAAACTCTGAGAACGCCTGTGAGCCACCAAGAAGCTATAAATGATGAAGAATGCAAAGCTGGCTACATGAGACCAAGTGTCTTTCCTTCACCCTCTCTTGGTAAAGCATCATCTCGAAAGCcgtttgggattctttctccaAATGTCCTGTGCAGCATGAGTGGGAAGAGCCCTGTAGAGAGCAGCTTGAGTGTTAAAACCAAGAAGAATGCACCATCTGCAACAATCCACCAGGGCGAAGAAAGGGAAGGGCCTCTCGATATCTGGGCTGTTGTGAAACCGGGAAATACCAAGGAGAAAATTGCATTCTTTGCAGCCCAGCAGTGTAGCAATAGTATAGGAtcgatgaaaataaaaagctcctgggATATTGATGGGAGAGCtactaaaagaaggaaaaaatcaggGGATCttaaaaaagccaaaatacaGATAGAAAGGATGAGGGAAGTCAACAGCAGGTGCTCCCAGCCTGAGCCCTTTGCGTGTGGCATTGAGCACTGTTCTGTGCATTGCGTGAGTGACAGTGGTGATGGCATCTACGCCGGGAGGCCTCTGTCGGTCATACAGATGGTCGCCTTCCTTGAGCAGAGAGCCAGTGCCCTGCTAGCTACTTGTGCGAAAAACTGCACTAACTCACCGGCCGTGGTGAGGTTTCCTGGGCAGTCCAGAGGTGTGCTCCCAGCCTCCGAGCCCTTTTCTGCTCCAGGAGCTTGTGAAGAATCCTCGGAAAGAGGAAATCCTGAGGTTGGCGAACCGCAGATTGAGCCAGTCCGTGTCCTTGACATGGTAGCCAGGCTGGAGTCTGAGTGCCTGAAGCGGCAGAGCCAGCGAGAGCCCGGGAGCCTCTCGAGGAATAACAGCTTCCGTCGAAATGTGGGCCGGGTGTTGCTTGCAAATGGCACTCAGGCTAatgaaggcaaaacaaacaaaggtgCCTTGGAGGCACCAGACACTCAGGTGAATCCTGTGGACTGTGGCCCCTCAGGAGCTGACCCCTGTTCTCCTAAGGGGAAGGAGTCCTGCGACAGTGCTCCTCGGGGCTGTCCCCCGTTGCCAGCAAGTGTGAATTTCCTCACGGACAATGCAAAATTTGAGCCAGATCAGCGCACTGCTATGAAAAATGGCAATAGATACGATGTGGAAATGACGGAGGAACTTGCCGGGTCACCTTTTCCTCCTCACACCTGCTCTCGAGCCATCGAATTACCCATGGATGCTGTTGATTGTATGAGTAGAGAGCTAGTGCCGCTCACTGGCCAGAACCCTGATCAGAGAAGAACGGAATCTTTGTGTGTTGGTATCACTGTGTCCGAGGTAGAGCAAGGCCAGCCTTCTAGTTTAAAGTCCTGTGAAGACCCACTTCCAGGGATGTTGTTTTTTTTGCCGCCTGGTCAGCACCAGTCAGCCTGTCCCCAGTTGAGTGAAAGCACAAGGGAGTCTTCTCGGGCCAGCCAGCGTCAGGATGCTGCTGAGCGTGACAGTGCATCTGAGGAAAAAAGCGTGTCCGCTGATGCGTTTGTCCCGCCAGCCTCTCCTGTGGACAGTACGTTACCGGTGCTTGAGACGTCCAGTTGGAAGAAGCAGGTGTCTCATGACTTTCTGGAGACCAGGTTTAAAATCCAGCAGCTTTTGGAGCCTCAGCAGTACATGGCGTTCCTGCCCCACCACCTCATGGTGAAAATCTTCAGGTTACTGCCCACCAGGAGCTTAGTGGCTCTCAAATGCACCTGCTGCTATTTCAAGTTTATCATCGAATACTACAACATCAGGCCAGCGGATTCGCGCTGGGTGCGGGACCCGCGGTATAGAGAGGACCCATGCAAGCAGTGCAAAAAGAAGTACGTGAACGGGGACGTGTCCCTGTGCCGGTGGCACCCCAAGCCCTATTGCCAGGCGTTGCCCTACGGGCCAGGATACTGGATGTGCTGCCACCGGTCTCAGAAGGGCTTCCCTGGCTGCAAGCTGGGGCTTCATGACAATCACTGGGTCCCTGCATGCCATAGCTTTAATCGGGCAATCCATAAGAAAGCAAAGGGAACCGAAACTGAAGAGGAATACTAGTCCATGGGAGAGGCGACAAAAGGACTGGTTTTTGAAA
This DNA window, taken from Ailuropoda melanoleuca isolate Jingjing chromosome 20, ASM200744v2, whole genome shotgun sequence, encodes the following:
- the FBXO34 gene encoding F-box only protein 34 isoform X1; the encoded protein is MYILYFPFLLIECFSPLPLPRDITGTHTKQGWGNPARGPVPSRPQSLCYALKPYWKLQKKVPPLEISKETLRTPVSHQEAINDEECKAGYMRPSVFPSPSLGKASSRKPFGILSPNVLCSMSGKSPVESSLSVKTKKNAPSATIHQGEEREGPLDIWAVVKPGNTKEKIAFFAAQQCSNSIGSMKIKSSWDIDGRATKRRKKSGDLKKAKIQIERMREVNSRCSQPEPFACGIEHCSVHCVSDSGDGIYAGRPLSVIQMVAFLEQRASALLATCAKNCTNSPAVVRFPGQSRGVLPASEPFSAPGACEESSERGNPEVGEPQIEPVRVLDMVARLESECLKRQSQREPGSLSRNNSFRRNVGRVLLANGTQANEGKTNKGALEAPDTQVNPVDCGPSGADPCSPKGKESCDSAPRGCPPLPASVNFLTDNAKFEPDQRTAMKNGNRYDVEMTEELAGSPFPPHTCSRAIELPMDAVDCMSRELVPLTGQNPDQRRTESLCVGITVSEVEQGQPSSLKSCEDPLPGMLFFLPPGQHQSACPQLSESTRESSRASQRQDAAERDSASEEKSVSADAFVPPASPVDSTLPVLETSSWKKQVSHDFLETRFKIQQLLEPQQYMAFLPHHLMVKIFRLLPTRSLVALKCTCCYFKFIIEYYNIRPADSRWVRDPRYREDPCKQCKKKYVNGDVSLCRWHPKPYCQALPYGPGYWMCCHRSQKGFPGCKLGLHDNHWVPACHSFNRAIHKKAKGTETEEEY
- the FBXO34 gene encoding F-box only protein 34 isoform X2, whose amino-acid sequence is MSLCYALKPYWKLQKKVPPLEISKETLRTPVSHQEAINDEECKAGYMRPSVFPSPSLGKASSRKPFGILSPNVLCSMSGKSPVESSLSVKTKKNAPSATIHQGEEREGPLDIWAVVKPGNTKEKIAFFAAQQCSNSIGSMKIKSSWDIDGRATKRRKKSGDLKKAKIQIERMREVNSRCSQPEPFACGIEHCSVHCVSDSGDGIYAGRPLSVIQMVAFLEQRASALLATCAKNCTNSPAVVRFPGQSRGVLPASEPFSAPGACEESSERGNPEVGEPQIEPVRVLDMVARLESECLKRQSQREPGSLSRNNSFRRNVGRVLLANGTQANEGKTNKGALEAPDTQVNPVDCGPSGADPCSPKGKESCDSAPRGCPPLPASVNFLTDNAKFEPDQRTAMKNGNRYDVEMTEELAGSPFPPHTCSRAIELPMDAVDCMSRELVPLTGQNPDQRRTESLCVGITVSEVEQGQPSSLKSCEDPLPGMLFFLPPGQHQSACPQLSESTRESSRASQRQDAAERDSASEEKSVSADAFVPPASPVDSTLPVLETSSWKKQVSHDFLETRFKIQQLLEPQQYMAFLPHHLMVKIFRLLPTRSLVALKCTCCYFKFIIEYYNIRPADSRWVRDPRYREDPCKQCKKKYVNGDVSLCRWHPKPYCQALPYGPGYWMCCHRSQKGFPGCKLGLHDNHWVPACHSFNRAIHKKAKGTETEEEY
- the FBXO34 gene encoding F-box only protein 34 isoform X3 — its product is MRPSVFPSPSLGKASSRKPFGILSPNVLCSMSGKSPVESSLSVKTKKNAPSATIHQGEEREGPLDIWAVVKPGNTKEKIAFFAAQQCSNSIGSMKIKSSWDIDGRATKRRKKSGDLKKAKIQIERMREVNSRCSQPEPFACGIEHCSVHCVSDSGDGIYAGRPLSVIQMVAFLEQRASALLATCAKNCTNSPAVVRFPGQSRGVLPASEPFSAPGACEESSERGNPEVGEPQIEPVRVLDMVARLESECLKRQSQREPGSLSRNNSFRRNVGRVLLANGTQANEGKTNKGALEAPDTQVNPVDCGPSGADPCSPKGKESCDSAPRGCPPLPASVNFLTDNAKFEPDQRTAMKNGNRYDVEMTEELAGSPFPPHTCSRAIELPMDAVDCMSRELVPLTGQNPDQRRTESLCVGITVSEVEQGQPSSLKSCEDPLPGMLFFLPPGQHQSACPQLSESTRESSRASQRQDAAERDSASEEKSVSADAFVPPASPVDSTLPVLETSSWKKQVSHDFLETRFKIQQLLEPQQYMAFLPHHLMVKIFRLLPTRSLVALKCTCCYFKFIIEYYNIRPADSRWVRDPRYREDPCKQCKKKYVNGDVSLCRWHPKPYCQALPYGPGYWMCCHRSQKGFPGCKLGLHDNHWVPACHSFNRAIHKKAKGTETEEEY